One window of Novosphingobium sp. P6W genomic DNA carries:
- a CDS encoding SUF system Fe-S cluster assembly regulator — translation MRLSSMADYAVIIMSAAARHCGTCSLIEQAGGKRARISAAQLAEETGLPVPTVQKLVSKLTAAGLMRSSRGVGGGLKLARPPAAISLADIVEAVEGPIALTACLDRVKSDCTLEADCNVKGHWPQVNAAVRGALAQVVLTQLVEEV, via the coding sequence ATGCGCCTGTCCAGCATGGCCGATTATGCGGTCATCATCATGTCCGCCGCAGCGCGGCATTGCGGTACCTGCTCATTGATAGAGCAGGCCGGCGGGAAACGCGCGCGCATATCGGCCGCCCAGTTGGCGGAGGAAACCGGCCTGCCGGTGCCGACCGTGCAGAAGCTGGTCAGCAAGCTGACCGCTGCCGGCCTGATGCGCTCGTCGCGGGGCGTGGGCGGCGGCCTGAAGCTGGCGCGGCCACCAGCGGCGATTTCGCTTGCCGACATCGTCGAGGCGGTAGAAGGGCCCATCGCGCTCACCGCCTGCCTCGACCGGGTCAAGAGCGACTGCACGCTGGAAGCAGATTGTAACGTGAAGGGCCACTGGCCGCAGGTAAATGCCGCCGTTCGCGGCGCGCTTGCCCAGGTCGTGCTGACCCAGCTCGTCGAGGAAGTTTGA